The Changchengzhania lutea genomic sequence TTTAAATAGCTTGTTAGCCACATCGAGTTGTGATTGACTAAAAACAATTACAGGGAAAAATAGTAGGAATAGAAATTTGTTCATCATAATTGGGTGCAAAAATGTAAAGTTACAATTTCTGGATTACTTCAAAAAAAATGCCATTAAATTGAAATCGTTTATTGAACTCATCATACTCTAATTCTATAAAAAAAGACATCCATTTTTTTAAAAAAAGAGTAAATTAACTAATCCAACGAAAGTATTTAGAAATTTATTGTTATTTGGAACAGCTTTTGAATAGATTTATAAAAGCAACACAAAGTATTCAATAGCACCTAATATGCCCTTTTCAGAACAGATGCTGTTAGTAATTTAAAATAAATCAGATGAAAAACCTATTAACATTCTTAGTAATTATTCTAACCACTCACTTTTCTCTAGCCCAATCTACCGATTATAATTCCTATTGGGATGCCATTGAAAAACATGAAGGACAAGGTTTGCCAAAATCTGCTTTAGAAATTGTTACTAAAATTGATTCGCTTGCAAAACAAGAAAACAATAAGGAACAATTTATAAAAGCCCTTATCTACAAAAGTAAATTTGCTTTGATTTTAGAGGAGGATGCACAATTAAGCATTATTAATGATTTTAAAACTGAAATTGAGCAAAGCAATTTTCCTACTAAAAATCTACTTGAAAATCTGCTCGCCAATTTGTACTGGCAATATTTTAATCAAAACCGGTATCGTTTTTATAACAGAACTCAGACTGTCACTAAAGTGGATATTCAAGATTTTAGAACCTGGGACTTACAGACACTTTTTGATACAATTCATGTGCATTTTCAAAATTCCCTAAAAAGCGGATTAATGTTACAACAAGAGTCATTGGAAAATTACAGTTTATTACTGAATGAACAAAAAGGATCGAAAATTTACAGGCCTACTTTATTCGATTTCCTCAGCCATAATGCGCTTACATTCTACAAAACAAATGAAACAAGCATTACAAAACCAGAATATAAGTTCCTAATAGACAACGCCACTTTTTTAGGTGATGCTCAAAAATTTTCAACGTTAAAAATCACTTCTAAAGATTCAACATCGCTGCAGCTTAATGCCTTAAAAATTTACCAAGATTTAATCGCTTTTCATGTAAAGGACAGCACTCCTTATGCCTTGGCCGATGTGAATATTGAACGCTTAAAATTTGTAAATAAACATGCGACTTTCAACAACAAACAAGACTTATTTTTGGAAGCTTTTACAACCGAAAGTAAAAAATTAAAAGATCATGAAGTGAGTGGTTTATACTTATTTGAAATAGCCAATATATTCTATTCTCAAAGTACAGAGTACCAGCCAAAAACCAAGCCCAATCATCAATGGAAAGCTAAAGAAGCATTAGCTATTTGTGAGGATGTCATAAGCAATTATCCAAAAAGTAAAGGTGCAGATAAGTGTTTGGTTTTAAAACAGCGCATCACTCAAAATGATTTGCAACTAATTACAGAAGATTTTTTACCAATCGATAAAGATGCACGATTATTAGTACGCTATAAAAACTTAAATAAACTAGATTTTAAAATTTATAAACTGAGTAGGAGCCAGTTAGAACGTTTAAATAAAATCTACAGAAAAAACGAGCAGCTCGCTTATATAAAAACGCTAAAAGAATCAAATCAATGGGGGACGACATTACCGAATGAGGACGATTATCAAACGCACAGTACCGAGATTTTAGTTCCTAAACTAAAGAATGGCCATTATGTGGTTTTTGCCTCATTAGAAAATGATGCTGATACCTTTGCCTTTAGTACGATACAAGTCACCAACTTAGCTTTGGTTGAAAAAGAAAGTACTGACCATAAGATTTTTCAAGTCATTAATAGAAATCATGGAACACCAATTACAAATGCGCAAGTAGAATTAAACTATTATGTAAATGGGAGTCGAAATAAGCGCATTGGTGTTTTTTCAACCAATAGCTTAGGTGAATTTAAGATTGAAAAGAGCAAATCTTACCATCGAAATATGGTCGCCAAAGTCGAACATAATAGCGATTTGGCCTACTTTGGAGATTATTATTTAAATAGGCACTACAAGGAGAAAATAGACAAATTTAGATATAAATCTTTTGTGTTTACAGATAGAAGTATCTATCGTCCAGGGCAGACAGTTCATTTCAAAGGTATTGCCATGAAAACCGATGACGGTAAATCTGAAGTTTTAGCAAATCAAGAGGTCTATGCCATTTTATATAACGTTAATGGCGAGGAAGTAAAGGAATTACTTTTAAAAACCAATGATTTCGGATCGGTTTCTGGGACATTTATACTTCCAAATAATGGTCTAAATGGTCAATATCATATTGAATTTGATTCTGAATCTGGGAATATAGATATGGAAAGTTTTGCCTATTTCTCTGTTGAAGACTATAAGCGACCAAAGTTTGAAACCCAGTTTAAACCTGTTACTAAAACATTTAAGATTAACGATTCTATAACTGTTCAAGGCGAGGCACTGGCTTATGCAGGAAGCAGTATTACAGATGCTAAAGTTACCTACCGTGTGCGCAGAAATGTGAGATACCCAGTATGGTATTATTGGTATCGCCCATACTTTAATAGCGAAGCTCAAGAGATCACTTACGGTGAAACGACAACAGATGCTTCGGGAAATTTTGACATTATATTTAAGGCCATTCCAGATTTAAGTGTCGATAAAAGCAGCCTGCCAATTTTTAATTATGAAATTACTGCGGATGTCACCGATTTAAATGGTGAAACACGCAGTGCGACCACCATTGTGAATGTTGGCTACCATGCATTAATTGCTACCATGAGTTTGGATGCCAATCTGGATAAAAACAACAAAGATCACAGCATTAAAATAGAAACAAAAAACTTAAACGGTGAGTTCGTGCCTGCAAAAGGACTTATAAAAGTGTATAAATTAGAAGCACCGCAATCGGTATTAAGACCACGCCCTTGGGCAGCGCCAGATTACACAATGATTTCTAAAAAGGATTTTAAAAATTTATTTCCACATGAAGCGTATCGCGATGAACACCTACCTGAGAATTGGAAAAAAGGTGAAAAAGTTTTTGAGAAATCATTCAATACAAGCGAATCAAAAGATCTTGCATTAGGCAAAATTAAAAACTGGGAATCTGGCAAATACCTAATTACATTAGAAAGTAAAGATAAATTCGGTCAATTGGTAAAAGATGAAATCAAGACCACTTTGTACAGCCATGAGAATAAGACCGTTGCCGATAATCAGCTATTTCAAATTACACCGAATAAAGAGAGTTACGCTGTTGGTGAGAATGCCATCATCACATTGGGCTCGGCTGCTAAAAATTTAAATGTAACGGTGACGGTTGAGAAAAATAGAAAAATCATTAAAACAGAGATCGTTCAACTTAACAATAATAAAAAGACTCTTAGTATTCCTATAACCAAAGAGGATCTAGGAGGCTTTTCGGTGACCTATAGCTATGCGGTATTTAATAGTTTTCAATCTGGTGTTTTAAATATCACGGTGCCCTACCCTAAAACAGATTTGGAGATTGAAACCAAAACATTTAGGGACAAACTACAACCAGGAACCGATGAAACTTGGAGTTTTAAAATTAAAGGCCCACAAGGTGAAAAAGTAAGCGCCGAATTGTTAGCTTGTATGTACGATGCATCTCTAGACCAATTTAAAGCGCACACTTGGAATTTTAACCCAATACAAAACCGTATCTATGATCCTTTTACATATAGCAACGGCAATAGAAGTTTCGGCACCAGCTATTTTAAAGTATACAACACCAGACGCAGTTTAAATTATCCTGCGCAGTCTTATGACCAATTTAATTGGTTTGGATTTTCTTTTGGAAGAACCCGATTGCAGTTTAGAAATGAATCAATGATGGTAAAAAGTATGAGCAGCAGAGCTTCTGGAATTGACATTGTAGATGATCAAGTCGAAATTGAAGAATCTTCAATGATGGCGCCAAGTGATGCCTCTTTAAATGAGGTTATTGTTACTGGTTATGGTGATAAAGAATCTGACGGTGCTAATAATGTATTAGTCGATGGCGCCGCAACTACAGCTATGGATTTCAGCAACATTAAAATCCGAAAAAACCTTCAGGAAACGGCCTTCTTTTTTCCTCATTTAAAGACAGACGATGCTGGAAATATTAGCTTCAGTTTCACAACTCCTGAGGCCTTAACCCAATGGAAACTTCAGTTATTGGCACATACCAAAACCTTAGAGAGTAGTACCAAAACATTAACCGCTGTCACTCAAAAAGAACTGATGGTAATTCCCAATACACCTCGTTTTTTACGTGAAGGTGATGTCATTACAATCAGTACAAAAATTTCAAATCTAACAGAAAGTGCCTTATCTGGTCAAACTGTGTTACAACTTTTTGATGCCACTACTGGTCAATCCATAGATGTGCAACTTAGCAATTCGAATAACAATAAAGCATTCAAGGTGAATGCGAAAGGCAATACGCAAATCTCTTGGGATTTATCCATTCCAAAGGGTGTGCAAGCCGTTCAATATAAAATTATAGCCAAATCTGGTGATTTTAGCGATGGCGAACAGAACGCAATGCCCGTACTTACCAATAGAATGTTGGTAACCGAAACTTTGCCCATGTGGATAAGAAGTAATCAAACAAAAACATTCACATTAGATAAGCTTAAAAATGTGAATTCAAACAGCTTATCACACCATAAATTAACCTTGGAAATGACTTCCAATCCAGCGTGGTATGCGGTGCAAGCCCTCCCTTATTTAATGGAGTATCCGTATGCGTGCAATGAGCAGACGTTTAGCCGCTATTACGCCAATGCATTGGCAAGTCATATAGCGAATTCAAACCCCAGAATTCAAGAGGTCTTTAAACAATGGGCATCCCAAGATGCGCTGCTTAGTAATCTTGAAAAGAATCCCGAATTAAAATCCATCCTCATTCAGGAAACACCTTGGTTACGAGATGCACAAAGTGAAACCGAGCAGAAAAAACGAATTGGCTTGTTATTCGATTTAAATACAATGAACAACGAATTACAGTCGACCATTCGAAAATTGAAAGCCAATCAAATGAATTCGGGCGCATGGGCCTGGTTTAATGGTGGACGTGAAAACCGATACATCACACAGCATATCATCACCGGTTTTGGGCATTTAAAACACCTTAATGTGCCTATGAATTCAGATTCTGAGATGATAGAAAGTGCCATAAAATACTTGGATGCAGAATTTGTTAAAACCTATAAAGACATTAGAAAATATAATGATACGGTTGATTTGGACAAAGATCATTTAAGCTATATCCAATTGCATTATTTATATATGCGAAGTTTTTTTAGTGACATTAAAAAATCAAAAGAAGTAGAAAATATTATTGAGTATTACCAAACTCAAATTCAGAAATATTGGTTAAAACGCTCGTTATACTCTAAAGGCTTAATGGCATTGGTATCCCATAGAAACGATGATGAAACCACAGCATCAAAGATTTTAAAATCTTTAAAAGAAACGAGTATTACTTCCGAAGAACTGGGCATGTATTGGAAATCAAACACCAATTCATGGCACTGGTACCAAGCGCCCATTGAAACCCAATCCTTATTGATTGAAGCGTTTGCTGAAATAGAAAATGACACAAAGACAATAGACGAATTAAAAATTTGGCTCCTTAAGAACAAACAAACAAACCGTTGGAAAACCACCAAAGCCACAACCGAAGCTGTGTATGCCTTATTGTTACAAGGCAGTGATTGGTTGAGCGTAACTGATATGGTGGATGTGGTTATAGGCGGACTACAAATAGAGCCATCTAAACTTGAAGCTGTTAAAGTTGAAGCGGGAACGGGCTATTATAAAACGTCTTGGTCTTCATCAGATATTAAACCAGAAATGGCAGAGGTTACCCTGGCCAAAAAAGGAAACGGGATTGCTTGGGGAGCCTTGTACTGGCAATATTTTGAAGATTTAGATAAAATTACATCGGCAGAAACACCATTGGCACTGAAGAAAAAACTGTTCTTAAAAACCAATACAGATACCGGTGAGCAAATTTCAGAAATTACAAAGGATACGGCGTTAAAGGTTGGCGATTTAATTAGAGTCCGTATTGAATTACGAAGTGATCGTGCTATGGAATTTATTCATATGAAAGACATGCGGGCTGCAGGTTTAGAGCCTATAAATGTATTATCTAAATATAAATGGCAAGACGGTTTGGGTTACTATGAAAGCACCAAAGATGCTGCAACAAACTTCTTTTTTGATTATTTACCAAAGGGTGTCTATGTTTTTGAATACGATTTACGAGTAAATAATGCCGGTAATATGAGCAATGGCATTACAACCATTCAAAGCATGTATGCGCCAGAATTTAGCAGTCATAGTGAGGGAATTCGTTTGTTAGTTAATTAATTAATAATATTACGACTAGGAATTGAATAAAATTTTATTTCTTATATTTCAATACTAACTAATTACATTTTATTATGAATTCTAAAGTTTTTATGGTTTTAAGGATACTTCTAGGAGTATTTGTTTTGGTGTTTGGTTTTAACAAATTCTTTAATTTTATGCCAATGCCAGAAATGTCTGGAGAAGCTGGCGCTTATTTTGGAGCGCTGTCTTCCGCAAAAGTTATCACACTGGTCGCAATTGTAGAGATTACGGCAGGTTTTGCTTTAATTTTTAACAAGTTTGGCGCCTTATTGGCCTTGATTTTAATGAGCGTGTCTGTGAACGCTGTTTTATTCCATGCGACATTAGATCCCGGAGGTATTGGTGCCGCCGCTTTACTACTTATATTAAATATAGCCGTTTTATTTGGCTATAAGGATAAGTATAAAGACTTGCTTAGAGGTTAACACATAAAAAAAGAGGTTGTCTAAAAATTAATTAACTCTTGTCAAACTGAGCGCAGTCGAAGTTTCAATGTTTTGAAAACCAAAGCATTTCGACTGCGCTCAATGTGACATTTAAGCTAAAAATCGACTTTTTAGACAGTCTCTTTTATTATCATTTTTCACTATTTATATAATTCATAACTTTACAAAGCCTTATTTTAAATCTAGATGTTACTTTCAAGACAGAAAATAATATGCTACCAACGCATTGTATTCCTTCTAAAAACAATGTCCATACTTTGTTTTCTATCAATCATGTCTTGCGCTGCAAAAAAGAGCACGTATAGTACTTTAGAGGACTCAACTAAACTTATTTTTCTAAATTACAATGCGATTAAATTAGATGATGAAAAAATACAAGTTGATTTAATCAATAATATAGAGAAAGAAGGGAAATTAAAGGAAAATAACAAAAGCATTCCTGAAGGCGTTTCAGGGGATTTATATTACCATCAACTAGATAAGAAATCACATGTGTTGCACAGTACGCTCATAAAAAATCCGTTTTTAAAAAGCTTTGAATATCTTGATGACGACAATGCATTCAACAGAAAATCAATTATTTTAGATAGTGTGCAATTTTCTTTAAGATTGCAACGTCATCCACAAGCTAAATATATCACTATTTCTGCTTTTGATGATTTAGAAAAAGTATTAAGCACGGTAAAACTTGACCATTAATGAGAAGATTATTACTCCTTATCATATTGCTTTACATCAACTTTTTAAGTGCTCAGGTTTTTGATAAAGAAACTATCAAATTTTCTGGTAATACTGATAATAGGATAAATCTTGTCATTCTTAGTGAAGGTTATCAAACCAGTGAATTAGATAAATTTATAGATGACGCTATAAATTTTAAAAATGCCATGTTCAGTCAATCTCCTTTTATTGAATATGCTAAATATTTTAACGTGTATGCCATAAAAGTACCATCTAACGAAAGTGGCGCTGACCACCCTGGAACCGCTTTCGATACTTTTGAACCTGCTGAACCAATCGTAACTGCAGACACCTACTTTAATGCAACCTTTGATGCCTTTGGATACCATAGATATCTATACTATGGCATTGACTATGCGAATGCTGCTAGTGCAGAATCCA encodes the following:
- a CDS encoding alpha-2-macroglobulin family protein, producing MKNLLTFLVIILTTHFSLAQSTDYNSYWDAIEKHEGQGLPKSALEIVTKIDSLAKQENNKEQFIKALIYKSKFALILEEDAQLSIINDFKTEIEQSNFPTKNLLENLLANLYWQYFNQNRYRFYNRTQTVTKVDIQDFRTWDLQTLFDTIHVHFQNSLKSGLMLQQESLENYSLLLNEQKGSKIYRPTLFDFLSHNALTFYKTNETSITKPEYKFLIDNATFLGDAQKFSTLKITSKDSTSLQLNALKIYQDLIAFHVKDSTPYALADVNIERLKFVNKHATFNNKQDLFLEAFTTESKKLKDHEVSGLYLFEIANIFYSQSTEYQPKTKPNHQWKAKEALAICEDVISNYPKSKGADKCLVLKQRITQNDLQLITEDFLPIDKDARLLVRYKNLNKLDFKIYKLSRSQLERLNKIYRKNEQLAYIKTLKESNQWGTTLPNEDDYQTHSTEILVPKLKNGHYVVFASLENDADTFAFSTIQVTNLALVEKESTDHKIFQVINRNHGTPITNAQVELNYYVNGSRNKRIGVFSTNSLGEFKIEKSKSYHRNMVAKVEHNSDLAYFGDYYLNRHYKEKIDKFRYKSFVFTDRSIYRPGQTVHFKGIAMKTDDGKSEVLANQEVYAILYNVNGEEVKELLLKTNDFGSVSGTFILPNNGLNGQYHIEFDSESGNIDMESFAYFSVEDYKRPKFETQFKPVTKTFKINDSITVQGEALAYAGSSITDAKVTYRVRRNVRYPVWYYWYRPYFNSEAQEITYGETTTDASGNFDIIFKAIPDLSVDKSSLPIFNYEITADVTDLNGETRSATTIVNVGYHALIATMSLDANLDKNNKDHSIKIETKNLNGEFVPAKGLIKVYKLEAPQSVLRPRPWAAPDYTMISKKDFKNLFPHEAYRDEHLPENWKKGEKVFEKSFNTSESKDLALGKIKNWESGKYLITLESKDKFGQLVKDEIKTTLYSHENKTVADNQLFQITPNKESYAVGENAIITLGSAAKNLNVTVTVEKNRKIIKTEIVQLNNNKKTLSIPITKEDLGGFSVTYSYAVFNSFQSGVLNITVPYPKTDLEIETKTFRDKLQPGTDETWSFKIKGPQGEKVSAELLACMYDASLDQFKAHTWNFNPIQNRIYDPFTYSNGNRSFGTSYFKVYNTRRSLNYPAQSYDQFNWFGFSFGRTRLQFRNESMMVKSMSSRASGIDIVDDQVEIEESSMMAPSDASLNEVIVTGYGDKESDGANNVLVDGAATTAMDFSNIKIRKNLQETAFFFPHLKTDDAGNISFSFTTPEALTQWKLQLLAHTKTLESSTKTLTAVTQKELMVIPNTPRFLREGDVITISTKISNLTESALSGQTVLQLFDATTGQSIDVQLSNSNNNKAFKVNAKGNTQISWDLSIPKGVQAVQYKIIAKSGDFSDGEQNAMPVLTNRMLVTETLPMWIRSNQTKTFTLDKLKNVNSNSLSHHKLTLEMTSNPAWYAVQALPYLMEYPYACNEQTFSRYYANALASHIANSNPRIQEVFKQWASQDALLSNLEKNPELKSILIQETPWLRDAQSETEQKKRIGLLFDLNTMNNELQSTIRKLKANQMNSGAWAWFNGGRENRYITQHIITGFGHLKHLNVPMNSDSEMIESAIKYLDAEFVKTYKDIRKYNDTVDLDKDHLSYIQLHYLYMRSFFSDIKKSKEVENIIEYYQTQIQKYWLKRSLYSKGLMALVSHRNDDETTASKILKSLKETSITSEELGMYWKSNTNSWHWYQAPIETQSLLIEAFAEIENDTKTIDELKIWLLKNKQTNRWKTTKATTEAVYALLLQGSDWLSVTDMVDVVIGGLQIEPSKLEAVKVEAGTGYYKTSWSSSDIKPEMAEVTLAKKGNGIAWGALYWQYFEDLDKITSAETPLALKKKLFLKTNTDTGEQISEITKDTALKVGDLIRVRIELRSDRAMEFIHMKDMRAAGLEPINVLSKYKWQDGLGYYESTKDAATNFFFDYLPKGVYVFEYDLRVNNAGNMSNGITTIQSMYAPEFSSHSEGIRLLVN
- a CDS encoding DoxX family membrane protein, translating into MNSKVFMVLRILLGVFVLVFGFNKFFNFMPMPEMSGEAGAYFGALSSAKVITLVAIVEITAGFALIFNKFGALLALILMSVSVNAVLFHATLDPGGIGAAALLLILNIAVLFGYKDKYKDLLRG